Proteins encoded within one genomic window of Arachis ipaensis cultivar K30076 chromosome B08, Araip1.1, whole genome shotgun sequence:
- the LOC107613156 gene encoding protein CASC3, with protein MGSGGEEDVEYESDPEESKRALGMRRRVEASDDEGDAEAEAELEAEAKGADRRVICSDVSDGEGGVADYDEEEEEEELDEEEAEEEELDEEEEEDEVYEEERGIDEGGGVNGSVAMPKGSDGADEKPHLEEEDEEEGGESGNKDDEEKKENEPFAVPTAGVFYMHDDRFRDNAGARHRRMRGGRRLWESKDDRKWGHDKYEEITSQERHYKEGRKLSRGNYRGGRGKSRGVGRGGYARGNRKGYENSGNQTQVPKAVVRGRGPRRYEPAMKNGDQTSQMQNRQSSSKPFEKTSHTSSGRTAGSTSNYESDPVPAAKKQVSSNLNYASPPFYPSGSSNKEMNLASKRDVQTGSTSRSGRPGVVEEGVSVQQNNSLLRGKNVVDTTIGMDKLYIEESINPSVGKSLNSMHAVPPGSSGVNASQSSHSRAPLRGGAIPVQMNFQPAIAHNQVNKFAPTQHQSTVQRNHAPARIPTTLQASAPQIGQRPGTGSQASSPPKTSVAISSLDSGEIDATSESGKSKGALVGKGRGGSQGSGRGSFVYGGAMGAAGNMGGNHGDPNFPAFLPVMQFGGQHPGGIGVPAVGMAFPGYVAQPNGLGNSEMTWLPVLAGAAGALGATYCPPYLTVDGAYHGRQSGQASATATSSKETDANKASSEWKPPQRAEPVNDEFGQRQNKPRRYSEMNFGQ; from the exons ATGGGCAGCGGTGGCGAAGAAGATGTTGAGTACGAGAGTGATCCCGAGGAGTCTAAACGAGCCCTCGGAATGCGGAGGAGGGTTGAGGCGAGTGACGATGAAGGTGACGCTGAAGCAGAAGCCGAACTTGAAGCTGAAGCCAAGGGTGCAGATCGCCGCGTGATTTGTTCCGATGTTTCCGACGGCGAGGGAGGAGTGGCCGATtacgatgaggaggaggaagaagaggaattggaCGAGGaagaagctgaagaagaagaattggatgaggaggaggaagaagacgaGGTGTACGAGGAGGAGAGGGGCATTGATGAAGGTGGGGGTGTGAATGGCTCAGTGGCTATGCCAAAGGGTTCTGATGGTGCTGATGAGAAACCCCATTTggaagaagaggatgaagaagaaggaggagaatcaGGGAACAAGGATGacgaggagaagaaggagaatgagccATTTGCGGTGCCCACAGCTGGAGTGTTTTACATGCACGATGACCGTTTCAGGGATAATGCTGGTGCTCGCCACAG GAGAATGCGCGGTGGAAGGAGGCTGTGGGAGTCTAAAGATGATAGGAAATGGGGACACGATAAGTATGAGGAGATTACTTCTCAGGAAAGGCACTACAAGGAG GGAAGGAAGCTTTCTAGGGGTAACTATAGAGGAGGGCGGGGTAAAAGTCGTGGTGTTGGTCGTGGAGGATATGCTCGAGGAAATAGGAAAGGGTATGAAAACAGTGGTAATCAAACTCAGGTTCCGAAAGCGGTTGTGCGAGGGAGAGGGCCACGGCGGTATGAGCCTGCCATGAAAAATGGTGATCAAACATCCCAGATGCAAAATAGACA ATCTTCTTCAAAGCCTTTTGAGAAAACTTCACATACTAGTTCAGGGAGAACCGCTGGATCTACCTCCAATTATGAATCAGATCCTGTGCCTGCTGCTAAGAAACAAGTGTCTTCGAATTTGAATTACGCATCTCCCCCGTTTTACCCTTCAGGCTCATCCAACAAAGAGATGAATCTGGCATCAAAAAGGGATGTCCAAACTGGCAGCACAAGCAGGAGTGGTCGTCCTGGAGTTGTGGAAGAGGGAGTTTCAGTTCAACAAAACAATTCTTTGCTTCGTGGAAAGAATGTTGTTGATACTACTATAGGTATGGATAAGCTGTATATTGAAGAGTCCATCAATCCGTCTGTTGGCAAGTCCTTGAACAGTATGCATGCTGTACCTCCTGGATCATCTGGGGTTAATGCTTCTCAATCTTCTCACTCAAGGGCTCCATTGAGGGGTGGGGCAATTCCAGTACAGATGAATTTTCAGCCTGCTATTGCACATAATCAAGTGAACAAATTTGCTCCAACACAACACCAGTCAACTGTCCAGAGGAATCATGCGCCAGCACGAATTCCAACCACTTTGCAAGCCTCTGCTCCACAGATTGGTCAACGTCCTGGCACCGGTTCTCAAGCTTCATCTCCGCCAAAAACATCTGTGGCAATCAGTTCGTTGGATTCTGGAGAAATTGACGCTACTTCAGAATCAGGTAAATCTAAAGGTGCATTGGTTGGGAAGGGAAGGGGGGGTTCTCAGGGAAGTGGAAGGGGCTCTTTCGTTTATGGTGGAGCTATGGGGGCTGCTGGAAATATGGGGGGTAATCATGGAGATCCAAACTTCCCAGCCTTCTTGCCAG TTATGCAGTTTGGAGGCCAGCATCCTGGGGGTATTGGAGTCCCTGCTGTTGGCATGGCATTCCCAGGATATGTTGCTCAGCCTAATGGTTTGGGAAACTCTGAAATGACATG GCTACCTGTTTTGGCCGGTGCAGCAGGAGCTTTAGGGGCTACATACTGTCCACCCTATCTCACTGTTGACGGTGCCTATCATGGTCGACAGTCAGGGCAGGCATCTGCAACAGCTACTTCAAG CAAGGAAACTGATGCTAATAAAGCTTCTAGTGAGTGGAAGCCACCACAGAGAGCTG AGCCTGTAAATGATGAGTTTGGACAGCGGCAGAATAAACCCCGCAG ATACTCAGAGATGAATTTTGGACAGTGA